One window from the genome of Crassostrea angulata isolate pt1a10 chromosome 2, ASM2561291v2, whole genome shotgun sequence encodes:
- the LOC128174325 gene encoding uncharacterized protein LOC128174325, which yields MPASFIQLLSETPSNVERCGPAISSHVHPNWQQAIKTLDHLHAEIHQLYHPEPTTTFLENIWDYRGLALESPVQLSGHNSPHIFKFKLVEEEVKLFYKEWPMERSDYKCVDITNLAGAFRGEPLPIGTMPEKGRKAFSSMEADPRKWEKSGSMSPEEKNWWTGHLHGQFQYHQPNITTLSAFREHLRLVPTEEMVPQLWRKPSTDT from the exons ATGCCTGCTTCTTTTATACAGTTGTTGTCAGAGACACCATCAAATGTCGAGAG ATGTGGACCAGCTATTTCCTCGCATGTCCATCCAAATTGGCAACAGGCCATCAAAACCCTGGACCATCTTCATGCTGAAATCCACCAGTTGTACCATCCGGAACCAACGACAACATTCCTGGAGAACATTTGGGACTACAGGGGCCTTGCCTTGGAATCCCCAGTCCAGTTGTCCGGCCACAATTCCCCCCACATCTTCAAGTTCAAACTGGTGGAGGAGGAGGTCAAGCTATTCTACAAAGAGTGGCCAATGGAGCGGTCAGACTACAAGTGTGTGGACATAACCAACCTGGCAGGGGCTTTCAGAGGCGAACCTCTGCCAATTGGAACCATGCCAGAGAAGGGGAGGAAAGCATTTAGCAGCATGGAAGCAGACCCTCGGAAGTGGGAGAAGAGTGGGAGTATGTCTCCAGAGGAGAAAAACTGGTGGACTGGCCACTTACATGGACAGTTTCAATATCACCAACCCAACATAACAACGCTGAGTGCCTTCAGGGAGCATCTGAGGCTGGTTCCCACTGAGGAAATGGTCCCTCAGCTGTGGCGGAAGCCATCTACAGACACATGA